In a genomic window of Malassezia japonica chromosome 4, complete sequence:
- a CDS encoding uncharacterized protein (COG:S; EggNog:ENOG503P8SM; TransMembrane:1 (i7-26o)) gives MAGGARNWTRAFVGGSIIIGIGYALLKYNTPSEQELYNSLSPDLKREVDQRRRQLADAKRSEVLKQQHKEIAAQQDTAKPNWSK, from the exons atggccggcggcgcacgcaacTGGACGCGCGCCTTTGTTGGCGGCTCGATCATCATTGGTATTGGATATGCGCTGCTGAAGT ACAACACCCCTTCCGAGCAGGAGCTGTACAAC TCGCTCTCGCCCGATCTCAAGCGCGAAGTCGACCAGAGGCGGAGGCAGCTTGCTGACGCAAAGCGCAGCGAGGTCCTCAAGCAGCAGCACAAGGAG attgccgcgcagcaggacaCGGCCAAGCCCAACTGGTCCAAGTAG
- the BRX1 gene encoding Ribosome biogenesis protein brx1 (COG:J; EggNog:ENOG503NUGV), with protein MSTVYSAALKRDAAAGKKRASENDAEGTQTRRNKQRVLVLPSRGVTTRMRHLVNDVEALLPHAKKESKLDSKSDLSILNELAELNNCNNCMYFESRRHEDLYLWLSKTPNGPSAKLQVQNIHTMDELKMTGNCLKGSRHILSFDAAFDSEPHWKLLREMLTQMFAVPRTARRAKPFVDHVISFSILDNKIWFRNYQVIEKDPGANAAAEAVGEEKKHKRADKGAVPEPTLVEIGPRMVLTPIRVFEGSFGGPTIFDNPEYISPAALRRASRGAKGSAYTNKVTQVQSQRAKRDKYKGEEGELSRSKVFS; from the exons ATGTCGACCGTGTACAGTGCGGCGCtgaagcgcgacgctgccgccggCAAGAAGCGTGCTTCTGAGAATGATGCCGAAGGCACCCAGACGCGCCGGAATAAGCAGCGTGTGCTTGTGCTgccctcgcgcggcgtgacCACGCGCATGCGCCATCTCGTGAACGACGTCGAGGCACTCCTCCCCCATGCCAAGaaag AATCCAAGCTGGACTCCAAGTCGGATCTCTCGATTCTCAACGAGCTTGCGGAGCTCAACAACTGCAAC AACTGTATGTACTTTGAGTCGCGGAGGCACGAGGATCTCTACCTGTGGCTCTCCAAGACGCCCAACGGCCCGTCTGCCAAGCTCCAAGTGCAAAACATCCACACGATGGACGAGCTGAAGATGACGGGAAACTGCCTCAAGGGCTCGCGCCATATCCTCAGCTTTGACGCTGCGTTTGACTCGGAGCCGCACTGGAAGCTCCTGAGGGAGATGCTCACGCAAATGTTtgccgtgccgcgcaccgcgcgccgtgcgaaGCCGTTTGTGGACCATGTGATCTCGTTCAGCATCCTCGACAACAAGATCTGGTTCCGCAACTACCAAGTGATTGAAAAGGACCCCGGCGCAAatgccgctgccgaggcggtcggcgaggagaAGAAGCACAAGCGTGCCGACAAGGGTGCCGTGCCCgagccgacgctcgtcgagatCGGCCCCCGTATGGTCCTCACCCCCATCCGCGTCTTTGAGGGCTCGTTCGGTGGCCCGACCATCTTTGACAACCCCGAGTACAtctcgccggccgcgctccgccgtgcgtcgcgcggagCCAAGGGCAGCGCATACACCAACAAGGTGACGCAGGTGCAGAgccagcgcgccaagcgcgACAAGTACAAGggcgaggagggcgagCTGAGTCGTTCCAAGGTATTCTCGTAG
- the ERG28 gene encoding ergosterol biosynthesis protein (TransMembrane:3 (o12-29i50-71o77-106i); BUSCO:EOG092655IF; EggNog:ENOG503P3HV; COG:S) — MDFVPEGLLPRWLLLVGAVAALNGVQNIMKPAFSTKVYSSNAGRAQATPLSARLFAIWNLTSAMVRLYAAYNIHERGAYVLCLGTFVIALAHFVSEMLFFGTLALVPGSISPLIVACTYRD, encoded by the exons ATGGATTTCG TGCCGGAAGGACTGCTCCCCCGCTGGCTGCTGCTCGTTGGCGCCGTGGCTGCGCTGAATGGCGTGCAGAACATTATGAAGCCTGCGTTCAGCACGAAAGTGTACTCGTCGaacgccggccgcgcgcaggcCACGCCGCTGTCGGCGCGCCTGTTTGCCATCTGGAACCTGACGTCGGCCATGGTGCGCCTGTACGCTGCGTACAACATCCACGAGCGCGG TGCCTACGTCCTGTGCCTTGGCACGTTTGTcattgcgctcgcgcacttTGTGTCGGAGATGCTCTTCTTTGGCACGCTGGCGCTAGTGCCTGGCTCGATCAGTCCGCTGATTGTTGCGTGTACGTATCGTGACTGA
- the rps23 gene encoding ribosomal protein S23 (COG:J; EggNog:ENOG503P20Z): MGKPRGLYTARKQVTTRRDNRWSDAHFKKRALGNFYKTSPTGGASQAKGIVLEKIGVEAKQPNSAIRKCVRVQLIKNGKKVSAFVPLDGCLNFVDENDEVLISGFGRKGKAKGDIPGVRFKVVKVAGVGLAALFKEKKEKPRS; the protein is encoded by the exons ATGGGTAAGCCTAGGGGATTGTACACAGCGCGCAAGCAGGTCACCACTCGCCGGGACAACCGCTGG AGTGACGCTCACTTCAAGAAGCGCGCCCTCGGCAACTTCTACAAGACCTCGCCTACCGGTGGTGCCTCGCAGGCCAAGGGTATCGTTCTCGAGAAGATCGGTGTCGAGGCCAAGCAGCCCAACTCGGCTATCCGCAAGTGTGTCCGTGTTCAGCTCATCAAGAACGGTAAGAAGGTCTCTGCCttcgtgccgctcgacggctGTCTCAACTTTGTGGACG AGAacgacgaggtgctcaTCTCCGGTTTCGGTCGCAAGGGTAAGGCGAAGGGTGATATCCCCGGTGTTCGTTTCAAGGTCGTGAAGGTCGCCGGTGTCGGTCTCGCTGCCCTCTTcaaggagaagaaggagaagcCCCGTTCGTAA
- a CDS encoding uncharacterized protein (COG:S; EggNog:ENOG503PNDJ), producing the protein MGRPRRGKTRRTPEGDGVPAEASSYAYPVARDVVYPPVGGGACTPHPNTPLLQYDANERAVLGECVLIDAWMERVAQGRGATVCVAGQLVRVSAQSGMPPVFGCVLEAPRHEDLAQVPLLFSGRNAAALHALLQRQKESPIDVFLSGYGAETQRFGTSEAPRARVVYAQSRVALKALLRDEQEYTVWFDCNKDAPVTQVMHPVVRRPSPAPSDAWLNTPALRRIDPTPQGSAPTLQFTPASTPAPSMPPPSMPPSIPLSMPPPAPAAEQALNGHVYTPIQKVKSGTVANVMGVAVVDATVRPPAQRSRDVMVKLAISDGSGPDVASSTLSSNLFASEEGALPGAVAEHDAVLLRGVQIGLFNGRPQGVASRKHPFQWAAWSASTQTWRYASSARPSDFGDAERTALLQLVGHLGTAPPAPSANARSITTGGSTRALTTLDTLQPHTFVDTVVEIVKVFAQSATPDLYITDYTAHRHIYDGNNKHLSVQPPGPGGCVLQVGLFESHAPLAVQLRPGQLVRLDNVRIRENPSTGLLTGALGSANDRRIRISPVDQDHAAVRALKSRKAAWANPGPAEPRKRPAPATPTPARRRPAPDAVRAPRYEIDDDPFAEIDVPLSPSP; encoded by the exons ATggggcggccgcggcggggcaagacgcgccggacgccggagggcgacggcgtgcctgCCGAGGCGTCGTCGTACGCGTATCCTGTCGCGCGCGATGTCGTGTACCCCcccgtcggcggcggcgcgtgcacgccgcatCCAAATacgccgctgctgcagtACGATGCAAACGAacgcgcggtgctcggcgagtgCGTTTTGATCGACGCGTGgatggagcgcgtcgcacaaggacgcggcgcgaccgTATGTGTTGCTGGGCAGCTTGTGCGTGTCAGCGCGCAGTCCGGCATGCCACCGGTGTTTGGG TGTGTCTTGGAAGCGCCGAGGCACGAGGATCTCGCGCAGGTCCCCTTGCTCTTTTCGGGGCGCAACGCGGCCGCTCTGCATGCACTCTTGCAGCGCCAGAAAGAGTCGCCGATCGACGTGTTCCTGTCGGGCTACGGCGCCGAGACACAGCGATTTGGGACGTCGgaggcgccgcgagcgcgtgtcGTTTATGCACAgagccgcgtcgcgctcaaggcgctgctgcgcgacgagcaagAGTATACCGTGTGGTTCGACTGCAACAAGGACGCGCCTGTCACGCAGGTCATGCATCCGgtcgtgcggcggccgtcgcctgcgccgtccgATGCGTGGCTCAACACGCCGGCGTTGCGCCGCATCGATCCTACGCCGCAGggaagcgcgccgacgctccaGTTTACGCCGGCAAGCACGCCGGCACCGagcatgccgccgccgagcatgccgccgagcatACCGTTGAGTatgccgccgcctgcaccgGCGGCCGAACAGGCGCTCAATGGCCACGTCTATACGCCGATCCAAAAGGTCAAGAGCGGCACAGTCGCCAACGTCATGGGCGTTGCGGTCGTCGACGCAACTGTGCGcccgcctgcgcagcgctcgcgcgacgtcaTGGTCAAGCTCGCGATTAGCGACGGAAGCGGCCCAGACGTCGCATCGTCGACGCTCTCGTCGAATCTCTTTGCCTCGGAAGAAGGCGCGCTGCCGGGCGCGGTagccgagcacgacgcggtgctcctgcgcggcgtccagATCGGCCTCTTTAACGGGCGTCCCCAAGGCGTTGCAAGCCGCAAGCACCCTTTTCAGTGGGCGGCatggagcgcctcgacacaGACGTGGCGGTACGCGTCGAGTGCGCGGCCGTCCGACTTTggcgacgcggagcgcacggcgctcctgcagctcgtcggccacctcggcacggcgcctccagcgccgagcgccaaTGCTCGTTCGATCACGACAGGCGGCAGCACACGCGCGctcacgacgctcgacacgctgcagccCCACACGTTTGTCGACACGGTCGTGGAGATCGTCAAGGTGTTTGCACAGTCGGCGACACCCGACCTGTACATTACCGACTATACGGCGCACAGGCATATCTACGACGGGAACAACAAACACCTATCTGTACAGCCGCCCGGGCCGGGGGGGTGCGTGCTGCAAGTCGGCCTGTTTGAGtcgcatgcgccgctcgccgtgcagctACGACCAGggcagctcgtgcgcctcgacaatGTGCGCATCCGCGAGAACCCCAGCACGGGCCTGCTCACCGGTGCACTCGGCTCGGCAAACGACCGGCGCATCCGCATCTCGCCGGTCGACCAAGACCACGCGGCGGTCCGTGCGCTAAAGAGCCGCAAGGCCGCGTGGGCGAATCCGGGCCCTGCAGagccgcgcaagcgcccTGCCCCAGCGACACCgacaccggcgcgccgccggcccgCGCCCGATGCGGTACGCGCACCACGCTACGAAATTGACGACGATCCATTCGCAGAAATTGACGTTCCTCTCTCGCCCTCGCCTTGA
- the bet5 gene encoding Trafficking protein particle complex subunit BET5 (EggNog:ENOG503P30X; COG:U) has protein sequence MALKVYSLWIFDRHCEAIYHQDWSHVYQQGASGGAASFTSSIGATLQRVGGGSTEDKGEAGTTALRPAGDALPGVSREVGDAPASTLLPFDQEAKLIYGVVYSLRNLVRKLGGKSEQFYNFSTSTYTLSHLQTPTMYTFVMITDPPTQRDASKGPLGNLASSSAIPGTAGMTLRGVLNEIWRGPWIEHATRHPLVDCTERERFAPPLPHAQASAPDAPAPPQTRDELGERIQRTRGIDNDGLRAAIEKRTLLY, from the exons ATGGCACTTaag GTCTATTCGCTGTGGATCTTTGACCGGCACTGTGAGGCGATCTACCACCAGGACTGGTCGCATGTGTACCAGCAAggcgcgtccggcggcgctgcgtcctttacctcgtcgatcggcgcgacgctccagcgcgtcggcggcggctccACCGAGGACAagggcgaggcgggcaCCACGGCCCTGCGCccggccggcgacgcgctgcccgGTGTGAGCCGCGAGGTgggcgatgcgcccgcCAGCACGCTCCTCCCGTTCGACCAGGAGGCGAAGCTGATTTATGGCGTCGTCTACTCCCTCCGCAACCTCGTGCGAAAGCTCGGGGGGAAGAGCGAGCAGTTTTACAACTtctcgacgtcgacctaTACCCTCTCGCACCTGCAGACGCCGACGATGTATACGTTTGTCATGATCACGGACCcgccgacgcagcgcgacgcgtccaaAGGGCCGCTCGGCAACCTCGCGAGCTCCAGCGCGATCCCGGGCACGGCAGGCATGaccctgcgcggcgtcctcAACGAGATTTGGCGGGGGCCGTGGATCgagcacgcgacgcgccacccgctcgtcgactgcaccgagcgcgagcggttCGCGCCACCGCTCCCCCATGCccaggcgagcgcgccggacgcgccggcgcccccgcagacgcgcgacgagctcggcgagcgcatccagcgcacgcgcggcatcGACAACGACgggctgcgtgcggcgatcGAAAAGCGTACGTTGTTGTATTAA
- a CDS encoding uncharacterized protein (SECRETED:SignalP(1-20); BUSCO:EOG09261FH7; EggNog:ENOG503NVFB; TransMembrane:9 (n4-15c20/21o269-291i332-359o365-391i403-426o438-461i491-515o521-546i558-577o597-621i); COG:U) — MLRALRVVLLAAACAAPGWAWYLPGSAPRSFKSGDAVPFQVNALQPMSGATPVHGLVSYDYYDARLGFCKPANGPQAQSGSLGSILFGDRIYNSPIEIAMLKNQSCVKICEETATTEQAAFINERITERYGVNWMVDGLPVADAGLTSVDGTIRANSVGFALGSILDAELHRLPTPALYNHYRLNVSYHERGPNEFRVVGVNVIPMSRHSLPNGLGGPVQCDATQPMFLSPNATTPVAYTYDVVWTPSSTPWATRWDAYLHVVDPRIHWYSLLNSLAIVALLCVLVALVMARAVRRDIYRYNAIDLTEDIQEDYGWKLVHGEVFRPPSSPMLLSIMAGTGAQLLAMAVVTLFFALLGFLSPSNRGSLATIMIVTWTLFGFISGWVSAKVYASFDGEQWRRNMVLTALLFPSLIFGVMNLLNLFLVFNQSAGAVPFGTLLALVALWFLINIPLSFLGSYLGLRSGAFSHPVRVNQIPRQIPPTQWYLRPWPAAILAGILPFGAAWLELFFMINSLFGNRVYYAFGFLTLTFGVTAATTATVSILACYFHLCAEDYRWHWRAFITGGASAFWLFAYGLFYCYTRLNLPDISSQILFLGYLFVISLLDFLLFGFIGFIACYLCVKTIYSHIRVD, encoded by the exons ATgttgcgtgcgctgcgtgtggTGTTActtgcggcggcgtgcgctgcgccgggcTGGGCATGGTACCTGCCCGggagtgcgccgcgctcttTCAAAagcggcgacgcggtaCCTTTTCAAGTGAACGCGCTGCAGCCCAtgtcgggcgcgacgcccgtGCATGGGCTGGTGAGCTACGACTACTACGATGCCCGCCTCGGCTTCTGCAAGCCGGCGAACGGGCCACAGGCGCAGAGCGGGAGCCTCGGCAGTATCCTCTTTGGCGACCGTATCTACAACAGTCCGATCGAGATCGCGATGCTGAAGAACCAGTCGTGCGTCAAGATCTGCGAAGAAACGGCCACgaccgagcaggcggcgttTATCAATGAGCGCATCACGGAGCGCTACGGCGTGAACTGGATGGTCGACGGGCTGCCCGTTGCCGATGCGGGCCTCACGAGCGTCGACGGAACGATCCGTGCCAACTCGGTCGGCTTCGCGCTCGGGAgcatcctcgacgcggagctACACCgcctgccgacgccggcgctgtACAACCACTACCGCCTGAACGTGTCGTACCACGAGCGCGGCCCGAACGAGTTCCGTGTCGTGGGCGTGAATGTGATTCCCATGTCGCGTCACTCGCTCCCGAACGGCCTCGGGGGGCCGGTGCAGTgcgacgcgacgcagccCATGTTTCTCTCGCCGAACGCGACGACGCCCGTTGCATACACCTATGATGTCGTCtggacgccgagcagcacgccgtggGCTACGCGCTGGGACGCCTATCTCCACGTCGTCGACCCGCGCATCCACTGGTACTCGCTGCTGAACTCGCTGGCGAttgtcgcgctgctctgCGTGCTGGTCGCGCTGGTGAtggcgcgtgcggtgcgccgcgacatTTACCGCTACAACGCGATCGACCTCACCGAGGACATCCAGGAGGACTACGGCTGGAAGCTCGTCCACGGCGAGGTGTTCCGCccgccctcgtcgccgatgcTGCTGAGCATCATGGCCGGCACGGGCGCGCAGCTACTGGCCATGGCGGTCGTGACGCTGTTCTTTGCGCTACTGGGCTTCCTCAGCCCGTCGAACcgcggctcgctcgcgacgatCATGATTGTCACCTGGACGCTCTTTGGCTTCATCTCGGGCTGGGTCAGCGCAAAGGTGTACGCGAGCTTCGACGGGGAGCAGTGGCGCCGCAACATGGTGctcacggcgctgctcttCCCCTCGCTCATCTTTGGCGTGATGAACCTGCTGAACCTCTTCCTCGTGTTTAACCagtcggccggcgcagtgccgttcggcacgctcctcgcgctggtcgcGCTGTGGTTTTTGATCAACATCCCCCTGTCCTTCCTCGGCTCGTACCTTGGCctgcgctcgggcgccttTTCGCACCCAGTGCGCGTAAACCAAATCCCACGCCAGATCCCCCCGACGCAGTGGTACCTGCGCCCATGGCCCGCAGCGATCCTCGCAGGCATCCTGCCGTttggcgcggcgtggcTCGAGCTCTTCTTTATGATCAACTCGCTCTTTGGTAACCGGGTGTACTACGCGTTTGGCTTCTTGACGCTGACGTTTGGCGTCACCGCGGCG ACGACCGCGACGGTGAGCATCCTCGCATGCTACTTCCACCTCTGTGCGGAGGACTACCGCTGGCATTGGCGCGCGTTCATCACGggcggcgccagcgcgtTCTGGCTCTTTGCCTACGGT CTCTTTTACTGCTACACGCGCCTGAACCTGCCGGATATTTCGAGCCAGATCCTGTTCCTGGGATACCTCTTTGTCATCTCGCTGCTCGACTTTTTGCTCTTTGGCTTCATCGGCTTCATCGCATGCTACCTGTGCGTCAAGACGATTTACAGTCACATCCGCGTAGATTAA
- the ECM4_2 gene encoding glutathionyl-hydroquinone reductase (COG:O; EggNog:ENOG503NTZJ) translates to MSAQKDNVASKPFAQSDGRFRRQESSFRDRIEKGGKFEPEVGRYKLIVSLACPWAHRALIVRALKRMDEVPDLLPVTIVDTFLGEKGWCLGDAQTEREHVPASGPKIPGFENARYLRELYLAANPDYDKRPTVPVVWDAKNNTIVNNESSEVIRFLDSAFDEFLPEEVRGITYYPEELRSEIDAFHEWVYPNINNGVYKTGFATNQEAYVESLKPLFEALHRVDRLLKGKQYAIGDRLTEADIRLFTTIVRFDPVYYFHFKCNLDSIRGGAFPNLHRWMRELYWKNAAFKDTTDFKSIKDHYFASHVSINPTGVVPLGPEPPILPLDN, encoded by the coding sequence ATGTCTGCCCAGAAAGACAACGTGGCCTCTAAGCCTTTTGCGCAGTCCGACGGCCGTTTCCGCCGCCAGGAATCCTCGTTCCGCGACCGCATCGAGAAAGGCGGCAAGTTTGAGCCGGAAGTCGGTCGCTACAAGCTGATCGTGTCGCTCGCATGCCCGTGGGCACACCGTGCGCTAatcgtgcgtgcgctcaaGCGCATGGACGAGGTGCCCGACCTGCTGCCGGTGACGATCGTCGACACCTTCCTGGGCGAAAAGGGCTGGTGCCTCGGCGATGCACAgaccgagcgcgagcacgtccCGGCGTCGGGCCCCAAGATCCCCGGCTTTGAGAACGCGCGCTACCTGCGTGAGCTGTACCTTGCGGCGAACCCCGACTATGACAAGCGCCCGACCGTGCCTGTCGTGTGGGACGCCAAGAACAACACGATCGTGAACAACGAGTCGTCCGAAGTCATCCGCTTCCTCGACTCGGCCTTTGACGAGTTCCTCCCGGAGGAGGTGCGTGGCATTACGTACTACcccgaggagctgcgctcCGAGATCGACGCGTTTCACGAGTGGGTGTACCCCAACATCAACAACGGCGTGTACAAGACGGGCTTTGCGACGAACCAGGAGGCGTACGTCGAGAGTCTCAAGCCCCTCTTTGAGGCGCTAcaccgcgtcgaccgcctgctcaAAGGCAAGCAGTATGCGATCGGCGACCGCCTGACCGAGGCCGACATCCGCCTCTTTACGACGATTGTGCGTTTCGACCCCGTGTACTATTTCCATTTCAAGTGCAATCTCGACTCGATCCGTGGCGGTGCATTCCCGAATCTGCACCGCTGGATGCGCGAGCTGTACTGGAAGAACGCTGCATTCAAAGACACGACCGACTTCAAGTCGATCAAGGACCACTACTTTGCGAGCCACGTCAGCATCAACCCCACCGGCGTTGTGCCGCTCGGCCCCGAGCCGCCGATTCTCCCGCTGGACAACTAG
- the MVD1 gene encoding diphosphomevalonate decarboxylase (EggNog:ENOG503NW3F; COG:I; BUSCO:EOG09263BG5) produces MPKIYKPGKVAVVLQGRHAGKKVVVIKQHDEGNKEHGFPYVIAAGIERYPLKVNKRMGAKKLARRSKIKPFVKVINYNHLFPTRYALELEGLKGVASNDTFKEVSQREAAKKEVKKLFEERYQSGKNRWFFTPLRMSVHQATCTAPVNIAVVKYWGKRDTKLILPTNDSLSVTLDQDHLRTVTTARADASFQPGARLWLNGVEEEIKAEGRLDACLAELRRLRAEREAADSSLEKMSAWGLHLCSENNFPTAAGLASSASGFAALAVTVAELYGLSDVLSRSALSMIARRGSGSACRSVFGGFVAWEGGEKADGTDSLAVEVAERDHWPELDVLICVVNDGKKGTSSTSGMQRTVQTSPLLQHRIKHVVPERMQKMREAIAKRDFALFTEVTTADSNDFHACCLDTAPPIFYMNDTSRAIVMVVEELNRARAEEGKDPIAAYTFDAGPNAVLYVRKGDMDVVLRTVRHYFPDADFDDTFNLLGAGAGASHRGEESKQELPTLPASFNKDVVPVHPTGSVRRMIHTRVGDGPRVLERGLGKESLLNEEGLPLRLQRAKRA; encoded by the exons ATGCCCAAGATTTACAAGCCCGGGAAGGTTGCGGTCGTCCTGCAGGGTCGGCACGCTGGTAAGAAG GTTGTCGTCATCAAGCAGCACGATGAGGGCAACAAGGAGCACGGCTTCCCCTACGTCATTGCCGCCGGCATTGAGCGCTACCCCCTCAAGGTGAACAAGCGCATGGGTGCCAAGAAGCTCGCCCGCCGCAGCAAGATCAAGCCTTTTGTCAAG GTGATCAACTACAACCACCTCTTCCCTACCCGCTACGCTCTTGAGCTCGAGGGTCTGAAGGGTGTTGCCAGCAACGACACCTTCAAGGAGGTGTCTCAGCGCGAGGCTGCCAAGAAGGAGGTCAAGAAGCTCTTTGAGGAGCGCTACCAGAGCGGCAAGAACCGGTGGTTCTTCACTCCTCTCCGC ATGAGTGTGCACCAGgcgacgtgcaccgcgccggtgAACATTGCGGTGGTAAAGTACTGGGGCAAGCGCGATACCAAGCTCATTCTGCCTACCAATGACAGTCTGAGTGTGAcgctcgaccaggaccACCTGCGTACGGTGAccacggcgcgtgccgatgcGTCCTTCCAGCCCGGCGCACGCCTCTGGCTGAACGGCGTAGAAGAGGAGATCAAGGCGGAGGGCCGCCTGGATGCGtgccttgccgagctgcgtcgcctgcgtgcggagcgcgaggcggcggacAGCTCACTGGAAAAGATGTCGGCGTGGGGCCTGCACCTCTGCTCGGAGAACAACTtcccgacggccgccggcctcgcgtcgtccgcgtcgggcttcgcggcgctcgccgtgaCGGTCGCGGAGCTGTACGGCCTGAGTGATGTGCTCTCCCGCTCGGCGCTCTCGATgattgcgcgccgcggcagtggctcggcgtgccgctccGTCTTTGGCGGCTTTGTCGCCTGGGAGGGCGGCGAGAAGGCCGACGGTACCGACTCGCTTGCGGTCGAGgtcgcggagcgcgaccactggcccgagctcgacgtgctgatCTGTGTCGTGAACGACGGCAAGAAGggcacgtcgtcgacgagcggcatgcagcgcaccgtgcagacctcgccgctgctgcaACACCGTATCAAGCACGTCGTGCCCGAGCGCATGCAAAagatgcgcgaggcgatcgcCAAGCGCGACTTTGCGCTCTTTACCGAGGTCACGACCGCCGACTCGAACGACTTCCACGCGTGCTGCCTCGACACGGCCCCGCCGATCTTTTACATGAACGACACCTCGCGTGCGATTGTGATGgtggtcgaggagctgaaccgcgcgcgcgccgaggagggCAAGGATCCGATCGCGGCCTACACCTTTGACGCGGGCCCCAATGCGGTGCTCTACGTGCGCAAGGGCGACATGGACGTCGTTCTGCGCACTGTGCGCCACTACTTCCCGGATGCCGACTTTGACGACACATTCAACCTGCtcggtgccggcgccggcgcgtcgcaccgcggcgaggaGAGCAAGCAGGAGCTGCCGACGCTCCCTGCGTCCTTCAACAAAGACGTCGTACCGGTGCACCCCACgggcagcgtgcgccgcatgaTCCacacgcgcgtcggcgacggtccccgcgtgctcgagcgcggcctcggcaaggagtCGCTCCTGAACGAAGAGGGTCTGCcgctgcgtctgcagcgcgccaagcgcgcCTAA
- the ECM4_1 gene encoding glutathionyl-hydroquinone reductase (COG:O; EggNog:ENOG503NTZJ), with translation MDHTTIVRFDPVYYFHFKCNLDSIRGGAFPNLHRWLREMYWKNAAFQDTTDFTSIKDHSFASHLKVNPTGIVPAGPEPPIKPLDS, from the coding sequence ATGGACCATACGACGATTGTGCGTTTCGATCCCGTGTACTATTTCCATTTCAAGTGCAATCTCGACTCGATCCGTGGCGGCGCGTTCCCCAACCTACACCGCTGGCTCCGCGAGATGTACTGGAAGAATGCTGCCTTCCAAGACACGACCGACTTTACGTCGATCAAGGACCACTCCTTTGCGAGTCATCTCAAGGTGAACCCCACCGGTATTGTGCCTGCCGGCCCTGAGCCGCCCATTAAGCCGCTCGACAGCTAG
- a CDS encoding uncharacterized protein (EggNog:ENOG503PKX9): MATDGASEDLPAFLPAPLQEPNDMKPWRLNGTQDMMELFGLVPLYDRAVRPYLRPDPAAAPGTTPSSDPGSAPAKTEGEQKRAVLPKTFVHYVEDLPGKVRPPKRTGAMRHQPKELTQLLMKPEYTYTPIVPFDADALNHAFSVEPSSAPAQGIDVSLLEADEQESPAPKKKKGALGDRPEPPKKRVVLISKKKRA; the protein is encoded by the coding sequence ATGGCGACGGACGGGGCGTCGGAGGACTTGCCGGCGTTCCTCCCGGCTCCGCTCCAGGAGCCAAACGATATGAAGCCCTGGCGGCTGAACGGGACACAGGACATGATGGAGCTCTTTGGGCTTGTGCCATTGTACGACCGTGCCGTGCGGCCGTACCTGCGCCCCGaccccgccgccgcgccgggcaccacgccgagctccgacccaggctcggcgccggcgaaaACCGAAGGCGAGCAGAAGCGCGCGGTGCTTCCCAAGACCTTTGTACACTATGTCGAGGACCTTCCAGGCAAGGTCCGGCCGCCAAAACGCACGGGAGCGATGCGGCACCAGCCGAAAGagctgacgcagctcctGATGAAGCCCGAGTATACCTATACGCCGATTGTTCCGTTCGATGCAGATGCACTGAACCATGCATTCAGCGTCgagccgtcgagcgcgcccgcCCAAGGCATCGATGTgagcctgctcgaggccgacgaaCAAgagtcgccggcgccgaagAAAAAGAagggcgcgctcggcgaccgtcCCGAGCCCCCCAAGAAGCGGGTGGTGCTCATCAGCAAAAAGAAGCGCGCATAG